The sequence CTCTAAGAGTGAGAGATggctttgtcttcctttttgctGGCATAAATCTGTGCACTCAAAAGACACGCATCACTGTAAGGTTGATGTTATATATTAAATGACTGTTCTACTAACTGTGCAGTGAGATGGCTGCTGGCATTACCAGAGACTGTTGTCCACAAGAAAATCTGCAGAACAAGATGTTAAGAAGGAATCAACATATTTAATGATCTGTTGCTAAGTCACTGATGATGTGCTCATTGCTCATTTTGACACCAATACCTATTAGGCTTAGTTTTAGTCCTTGTGCCTTCAGCTTAATTTCTGAGTACAGAGTAAAAAATAAGAGAACACTGCCTCCAGCTAAGAAAAGCACAATGTGCTGAGTGGTTCAAACAGCCCAGTGATGACAAAGGCCTGAGAGAAACTGGAATGATTGTTCTGATTAGGGGCAGAGGAGGCCCTAAAGGATTCTGTCTGAAATGGATtagtaaaagcagaaaagaaaaatgacagcaagaattatttatttacactCTTTAGGGTGGAAAGACTCTCAATGGTAGATGGCTTCTTTCTTCTGGAAGACAAGGAGTCTGCAGAATGAAAGCCCTGAGGAACCAAACCATGCAGTGTGCCCAGTGTGAGGGATCGGGCCCCTCTGGTTCATACAGTAATGAGGACATAGAAAACATGTCTGCAGTAATTAATATTTACACTTAGCTGGCCCTGGACAAAATCTTTCTACTACAGAGTCTTATTGTGGTTATGAGGGCAATATGGAATGCGACCAGCTTCTTAGATCCATGGCTACATCTTGTTAAACGCAGAGGCAATGTGTCCTTGTATACGGTGCAGTGGTGTGGAGAGCACGAGCACTGCTGTCATCAGAcagctgtttctgctgcatCCCTCCTTTTGCTTCTTATGCTTCAGTTGCCATCCAGGTAAAACAGGAATAAGGATGCTGGCTTCCTTTATAAAGCACTTTGTAACCTTAGAGCAATTTGAAAATGCTCACTGGAACATTTCCTTCCACCTTGGTGAAAaagtacagagagaaaagagagatcACACAGCTCTGAAACACAGAGGATTCACGATCTAGAAGGCAGACATTACCATAGCCAGCACTGTTCTCCTCAGTAGTCCCCCAGGAGTGTGTATACTGAAAATGGGCTTGCTATTCTGATGTGCCCTTCATGGACTTCTTAAACATTGTCCATGGACCTCTTAACACATGGTTCATGGACCTCCCACGACTGAGGATTCACAGCCATAGGCTGGACTGAGTACTGCAAAACAATGATTCCCATCTTTGTCTGGATCCTGACGCCAGGTTACAGTAAGAAAGAAGTGGTGCAGGTCCTTGAGTTATTTAAGCATAAAGAGAGGAAGGATGTTCACAATTGCCATCTGAGGCATTTTCAGCTCGTAGATGGAAAAACTAGACCTTGACTCCCCTCAGCAGCTTCCCTCTATCCTCCTTTAGTGGGAAATGGCCCCTAAATAGCAACCTAGGATGGGTGGTTTTTATCTCCTCAAAGTCTGGACTTTCCTGTGAAATATGCCCTTGAATATTATAAAACCTCTGAATCCCATCGGGAGGACATCACCATATAGTTCTGGCAGCATTACTGCACTGGGCGCTGAGTCACTTAATCTTAATGGAATTTGTGTCCCCTGGATTAGAAGGGACATTTCATGTTTTCACAGAAGAACAACAGTACCCCTGACCCCAGCCCttaagatcacagaatcatagaatgacccgagatggaagggatccataaggatcatcgagtTCAACTCCTACATAGATATTTTAATGTTCCCAATGATGACAAAAAACTCCAAAAAATTCCCATCTGAAAGTCAGAAAAGAGTAACTAAGCATATGTGTGTGTACGTGCATTAGTATGCACGTGTACGTGAGCATGTGCATGCGTGCAGACAGCAAACCTTCCAAGCAGTAGGGCGAAGCGAGAAAATTGGCTGGATGCCATCCTTGGGATGGAGGTCAAGGCTGAGCAAGACTTGTGCTTTTTATATAAATCCCAACCCATCTTCTTTTTCTAGACAGAGGCCATGGAGAGGAACGGTGCTGCCCGTCCCCAGACGCCAGACCCCACGCACCACTTCCACAGAGCGCTGCTGGATCAGCGACGGAGGCTGCGAGGTCAGATTGCTCACCTTCACAAGGCAGCTCGCAAAATCAACAAGCTTCGCAAAAGATCCCTGATTGCCAACATCAGTGGAAGCTCACTGACAGCCGTGGGAGCAGTCACGGCCATCGTGGGACTGTCCCTAAGCCCAGCTACACTGGGAGCCTCCCTCCTGGCATCGGCAGTGGGTTTGGGCTTAGCCACTGCTGGGGGAGCTGTCAGTATCACCTCCGACCTCTCTGCCGTGCTCTGCAATTCCCGGGAGGTGAAGAAGGTGCAGGAAATTGCAATGACTTGTCGGAAACAAATGAGGGAAATCCTCGGCTGCCTGGAATTCCTCCGCCGTGTGCAGGGCCCAGGGGACCCCAAGCTTCTCCAgtcagagaagagagcatccaTCTCCCTGTATAACTCCATCTGCTTCATGGTCTTCTGTGGCTCCCACAGCTTCCTTGTGCCAGAATACACAAAAGAGGTCACAAAGGTGAGCCAGACCATGCTGAAGGCCAAGATCCAGAAGCTGGCTGCCAACCTCGAGATCTGCACAAGAGCAATGGATGAAGTCTGTGAACTCCTTGAGTCCAGGACAGAGCTTTCCCCACGGATGAGGAAACTCAGCTTGGGTGCTAGAACCACCACTGAGACCCCAAGACCATCCAGTTGAAACAGCAATTGCCCTGTAATGAAACCAGGCTTGAAAACACTACGTAATTGTCACCATTAGCACTGCTACCTGTTGCTGTTGTAATATTGGTGGTGCTCATCCACATAGATGCACATCTCTTGTGCCTTATTTATATTTGAACACAAACCTCTCCCTGATATCAAGACAGAgttacacatacacacacacacacagatacaccCCACTGCCTCACAGCAGCCCCCCAGCTTAGGATAGAGGTCATGATGGATATGAGGACTATTGGGTACATGGCAGCAGATTCCAGAACCAGAACGCAGGGGTAGGTGGCCATTCCTCAGTTCCATGTTTCCCTATCTACCTTCATGACTCTGCTTCCTCATGTAGCAGAAAGAAGTAGGTCAGCAGAGTGATGAAATCCCTGCAGTCTTGGTGCTGACAGAACCTAGTTTGTGGATAACTCATGAATCTATGAATGCTGAAGGGGCTGTGATACCCTCAAAGAGCCAGCAGCCACCAACTTCTGGTAGAGTACAGCTCCATTTCCAAGGTACATCTGGGAAGGCTGTTGAAAGGAGCAGCCCCTGGATGGCTCAGTCATCCCAGAGTGAAACAGAAGAGCCAGAAACTGTTATCCTTTATAAAGAAACCTCTCCAGGATGAGAACTGTGATGTCTGTGTTCTATTTATTTACGTGAgatgtttttaaagttttgatattgtattttaaagttttgatattttatttaaatattttgttttccttttaaaaagagGTCTCTGCTCCAAAGGAGTGCAGCTGTTCTTAGAGGCAAAGCAAGTCTGTGGCAAGTGAGAGCAAGTTACAAGTTCTTTGGCTGTTGAGGGTAAGTCTCTGTAGGAAAGGGAAAGGTGAATGCTGGTAGTTATAAGACAGATGAACTGTGGTTAATCAGTGACAGATCTTAGAAACCAAAACAGGGAGAAAGTTGAATCAGTGACCTTGGGGCCAGAGCCTGACTCAGGGgattctctggggagaagagtCAGTGTACCTCTTGGAGCATGGAGGGAAGAGTATGCTGGTGTTATGCTCTGAGCTGGAGACCAGCTGAGAGAAGAGCATACCTGAGAGGTGGTTGTGCAGCTCTCTTTGCAGTCAAACAGCCTGTGAGACCCACAGCGGTTGTCTGGGGAGGAAGGAGGCAGCACGCACAAAGAGCTACACATATGCTTAGCAATGTTTCCCAGGGAAGGCTTCACATCAGCAATATATATACACTGGTACTAATAGTAAACAAAGGTGAAGAAAAGTAGGATGATTCAGGGGTCAGAGCACTGAGGAAGCAGGAGGAATGACTTGGACTCAGTTTCGAGTGACTGTCCTGCTAAAGATGTTTTTTGTGATTTTCAGCACCTCAGTGCCTCAGTTCTCTTTGCAAAAATGGGAACAGTAGCACTTCCCTACCTCACAAGGACGTTTCTGGGACAAATATTCTGAAGTGCTCAGGTGCTGTGATGATGGAGATCATATCAGTACCTGGAAGAGATACAAGGAAGAAACCCCAAAATCTAGCTTGAGACAACCAGAGAACTTAATGCAGGGACAATTCCACCCGCACAAGTAGAACCCAAATAGTGAGGGGAACTTCGCTTGAGGTTTGTGAatcaaaatgatgaaaaaaatgatttgtaaTTCTATCGCACCGAATAAACTCTTGGGAAGGTCTATACTCCAATTCACAAAGCTCAACTCCTTCTCAAGCTGTCTCTTCCTCTCATGACTTCAACATGTGTTTTgatgtggaaaacaaaagattttgtCCCTCAGAATGTGACTGAGTTGTCTGTAATGCCATGCCTGTTTGCTGTAAGGGAAAAGTACACATTGCTAGTTCAATTAAATGAATATGAAGTACTTTTGTGTCAGTGTCTCTCTGCATACCTGCATGTGATCACATTCCTGCCCTTGCCTTAACCACTCGATTTCATGCTTCAGACACAGGAGCCAAGAAATCTGTATGAGCAGCGAGGGGTGTGCTCAGAAAGGGAGAATAAAAAATGATGTCATCATTTGTGTATATATTTGCGTCTGTGTGAGTGCACATCCTGGTGTGCATGCTGGCCTCTGACACACAAACACCTCAAGGTGTATATATATGCAAGTACATATGTGTGTTTTTGGGGTGTGAACTGCATACTGTGCAAAGGCAGGCCTAGTGCAACATTTTTCTTAGTGCTCCAATATCTCGTGAGCCAGCTCCACCAGGGTAGTTATGACTTTACCATTCTTTTGAGAAAGCTGTTTTCATCATCACAGACTATTTCTCCTACCTTCTCCTCAATTTTCTGGCAATGTCACTTTTGTCTATGTACCTCTATACAGGGAACAGCATAGAAACAACAACACAGCTCTGAATGAGCTGATCCGAATGAAGAATATGAAGAGGATAGCTCATTGCTTCGTGAGGGCTGGTTTGCTTTGCTtagcacagccctgcactgcaATCACACCAGCTAAGAACAAATGAGAGACACTTTTACTTCCATTCCAGCTACATGAGCAAAAAGTCctgcttctgttctgtttttccctaGGTTAATCCTTCACTTGAGGTCAGGATGTGTGTTGTTGTGCAGTGCAGATGTGAGAGTGTGACTGAACCTAAGGTACCATGCTTTGCTGGGCAGGTCTCATTCCCTTTCCACTTAATGGCTTGATTTCAATATAGAATTAAAAGCAGCATCTAGGGGAAGTACCTTACATAAGCAGCTTTTTCATAGTATTTACTCTTCAAATTTGCAGATGTGTTGATTGAACCCTTCCTTCAGTAGCTGGGCTTAGAGAAGTGTGTGTGTTGATCACTAGCCTGGGCTGGTTAGCCTGGGCTGGCAGTTATCTTGTTGCCACTCTTATTCTCCTTTTATTGAAAATGCTGCAGGGAAGAATGGTCCAATGACGAAGCAGCAATACAATAACCATTTTAATGCAAACTCCCATAGTATGAAAGCATAATAGAAGTTATTTATAGTAATGGAGACTGAACAGAGTCAGGGTATGAGGATATGTCAATAGTCTCTCACTAGGCATCCTGATGAGTAGATTGAATTATTTAGCATCAACTGTGATCTATTATATACATTGTCCATCTTGTGTTAGTGTGCACATATCACTTAtgaaatagaatcacagaatcatagaatcattaagattgaaaaagaccactCAGATCATCCTGTTCAACCATCAGTGCAGCCTCACTACACCAAATAACCATGTCCTTAATGCCACATCCGcgcatttcttgaacacctccagagatggttaCTCCAAAGATACCTGGGCAGTTCTGTTCCAATGCACCaccactccttcagagaagaaatttttcctaatatacaacttgaacttcccctggtgtaacttgaggccattctctctccGTTACCTGGAAGAAGAAACTGACCCCCACctctccacaacctccttccaGGTCACTGTAGGGAGCAATAAAGCCTCCCCTGAACAcctctcctccagactgaacattCCCAGTCCCCTCAGCCGCTCTGCATCAGACtttgctccagacccctcacacCTTTCTCTGGACACGCCCAGGGCTTCAATGTCATTCTTGTAGTGatgggcccaaaactgagcGCAATACTTGAGATGCGACCTCACCACTGCTGACTACAGAGGGAATAATTGCCATTACATCTGTACTAAAATTTGCCCATGCATGCATGTGCCCACACTGCACTTCCTAAAGAAGAATGAGCTTTTAACATGCAATAGGGTTAGGAATGTGCTTGTTCAAAGGCTAAGACTAAAATCCCTGCAGTGAAAATTTTGAAGTCCAGTGTAACTTACGGTGTCCTGTTTTGAGAATCATCATTCAGAAGCGATACATTTTTTATCACACACAGGGATTTTCTTCAGAGTTTAGGACAGTCAGAAACTTTTGTTCAAAGCACATTTACTAACAAAATAGAATTACCCAAACTGAAATGTATCAGAATAGATGGTGAACTGGTCCCCCTGCCCCCACCAGAACTACACTTACCATATTATCTGAGAAGTCAGTTCAACAAAGAGTGAGTGACTTCCTGTCACATCCCTGACTCCATTTCCTGAGGCATCCCACAGTAAGGGCTGATGTCTTATGTACTGGCCAGGCCTAATCTTTAGCACTAATGATGAACAGCAAGCTCATGGTTCAAACTGTTATAGTTTTTTTAAAGGTGTGGTCATAGCTAGCATCTACATtgagtgttttctgttttttgtttgtttgcttttaaattactGCTCCTGAGCACAGTGGGATGCAGCAAGTTCATTTCCACTGCTGCCCAGTGAATTGTTCcaggtttcctttcctttccctgtcATGCAGAGAGTTTGTTCGGATTTCCTCTAACTTTCCTCATTGTTCTGGGAGCAGAGGAAATGGCACACtaggaattcagtgacagatGCTCATGAACGTCAGCATTTCCATTGTGGGCACACCCAGTTGCGCTTCCCGAGTTGCAAGAGAGATGGAAGTCAGCTCAGAAATGTTGTCATGAGTTCTGTTTTGTCATCAGCTCTGCTGTCTCTTCCAGGCCCAAGCTCTCTGACATGTTAACATCCATTTTCCATAGAGCAAAGGACATTCATCTAGTTGTGAGGGTGCCCTGCTGCACTCAGTGTTGGGACTACAGATCAGAGAGGCCACACTCAGACCAGATGGAAAGTAGGCAGCTCAGGAATGACAGTTATGACATATTTCCCTCAAAGGCCACTAAATTCATCATAATTTCCACCTTTCACAGGTTCCCTGTTTGGTCAGCAATAGCACCTATCATGAGAGGTGTAGAATGCTGGCTTCCACTCGCAACTCTCATTCCCTCATTTTGTGCTCTATTTCTACAGTTaagtgtgttttgttgtttccaGCACTTCGAAGTTGTGAAGGCAAtgtcacacccatttttaagaagggtagaaagcACAACTCAGGGAACTACACACCTGTTAGCCTCACCTCAGTGCTGGAGAAGGTCATGGAgaagatcctcctggaagctaaGCTAAGCATATGGAAGAGAGAGAGCTGATATAGgataaccagcatggcttcGTCAAGGGCGTCAACTTGATCAACTTAGTGGCCTTCTTTGATGACATAACTCAGGCATGTCCAACCTGTGGCCAGCAATGACCAAACGTCAGTATGTGATCAGCACTGTTTGAGATGAAAATGGGACGTAGGGagggcacagcacagtgctAACTCAATTTGtagcaaatcatagaatcatcatagaatcacagaatcctagaatcacagaatcatagaatggcatggatTGAAAAGGTCCtcgaagatcatctagtttcaacccccctaaCACGagcaggatcaccaaccactagaccaggctgcccaaactttatgcattttgatacactggctaaacacagtcTTGGGAACATACAGCCCTGCTTTCTATTTTGCttaaggaatttgagaatagactgtaaataagaaaaaaaggtaatattTACAGTTCTATTTTCATATGACATAAATACACTACctatgaattttcaaatggaatgttcAGAGTTCCAACCAGACAGTCCACTCAAAGTAAGATCTAATTGCATCTCTTTACTAGACTTACTGTAAGACCTCTCTTACCAGATACATGCCTTATTCACGTCATAAGTATTTGGCAGTATGTGCCAAATATGTTTGTGAACAACTCTTATAAAGGATGAAGTataagagtaaaatttcatcaaaaatctctgacgAGTTCCTGAGAATTCACTAAGAACTGCATCTACTTCCATTGAACTAGATAGATATGCTAGTTTGACAAAAAAAGGTCAAATAGCCTGCTAGTTTTATGGTTCTtgtgcccttttttttttttaataaaaaaactaaagaataaaatcattttgttacttatatacattaactgtGTAACATATTCTATGagatctgctctgaaagtaatgcctcctattttgttgtgttggcccatgatatcagaggcaaatgttggaaccttctcaccaatatcccattatattttgttgccgtgtgacagatggcaatgGAGAGGCAGTTTGACTTattggtgtctgacatggaagtgcatatgaagaaaagatgttttgttgaattccttcatgctgaaaaaatggcagtccaatgggtgccattttttgatgtttgctgaatgcttGTGGAGACCAGactgtggatgtgagcacagtgagttggtgggtggtgcatttcagcagtggcgacaGCTGGAGGTGGGTCACTTCCATCAGGGCAGGTTTTAATGAgtggcatgcagactcttgctcattgctggcaaaaatgtgtatctaatggtggtggctatgcTGAAAAACTAGTATTTTgcagttgagaatttgctccatcaaatagtgttattgtgctctttgtattggTTGTaaattccatggaaataaataggaggcatttcttgTGGTGTAGCCTACATATATGTGGCTCACAAGACAATTCCTCTCTTGAGGAAGATTGGATACCCATGGCATAACTGCATCAATGCACAAAGGAAGAACCACTGATGTAGTCTGTCTGAACTTCAGTAAGATCTTTGACATGGTGCctcacaacatccttctctccaaattggaaagatatggatttgacaGGTTGAGTGTctgatggatgaggaactggttaCGAGATCGTGCCCAGAGAGTGGCAGTCAATGGCTCAGTATCTGTCTGGATGGAGACCAGCAGTGAGTgatgtccctcaggggtcagtgctgggaccgATGCTCTTTAATACCTTCATCAATGATGTCAACAATGGGATCAATACACCTCGGTAGCTGgtggatgacaccaagatgTGTGGTGTGGCCAACATGCCTGAGGGACAGGATgtcatccagagagacctggacaggctgagcagtgggcacaggtGGATCTCATGATGTCCAACAAATCCAAGGTCTGCACCTGGGTCGTGACAACCGCCACtatcagtacaggctgggggacgtaaggatggagcacagccctgcataAAGaacttgggggtactggtggatggcagctggacatgagccagcagcgtgaCTTCACAGCCCAGAATGCCACCCTTACCCTGGGCTGCaaccaaagaaaaaatttaatCAGTCTATTATTTCAGGCACGACCCGCGCTGCCAGAGCTCTGATCGCGAGTACCTCCNNNNNNNNNNNNNNNNNNNNNNNNNNNNNNNNNNNNNNNNNNNNNNNNNNNNNNNNNNNNNNNNNNNNNNNNNNNNNNNNNNNNNNNNNNNNNNNNNNNNGTGCCCTGCGCCGCGCCGGAAGGAAGATCCAACATGGCGGCGGGAGGGGAGACGGGGAAGGCGGCTGGGCTGGAAGCTGAGGAGGTACCGGTGGTGGAAGAGGCGCGGAGCTTCAAGGACCTGGTGAGGCGGAGTTGGGGCTCGCTGCAGTCTGCGCCGCTCTCGAGAAGCATCCGCCTGCCCTCACCTCGGCAGATGAGGCCTGCAGCGGGGAGAGGGGAGGAGCTGCCCCGTGCTCGGTGGAGCCGCCAGTGCCGGTGATGGGACGGCCACGTGCGCGGATGTCGCTGCGGTGCTGCGCGGGACCGGGTTTGGGGTTTGGCTGTGATGGAGACAAGCTCGACTATGTTGCAGTATGTATTTGATTGGTGACTTCGTTCGTTGCTCACTGATGCTTTGTTTCCCACTCTTTTCGATGATACTCAGGGAGTGACGGATGTCCTGTGTGAAGCTTGTGACCAGCTGGGATGGAAGATACCAACGAAGATTCAAGTGGAAGCTATTCCTGTGGCTCTGCAGGGTAAGCGGCGTGTTTCCCATCCACAGTGTGGGGATGACTTCCCCAGGAGCTCTGTGTGAATCCATTTTTCTGAGCAAATGAAAACGGTCTGAGAGTGTTAGCTGACAGCTGGCTGAATGTCAGGCAGCAGTGTACTCAGGTTGgcaagaaggccaacggcatcctggcttgtatcaggaatagTGGAGTgagaaggagcagggaggtgaccatctctctgtactcagcaccgGTAAGCCCAtacctcaagtgctgtgtttagttttgggcccctcactacgaGAAAGACACGGAGGCCCCAGAGTATGTCCAGAGAACAAAGCTATGAAGGATCGGGAGCGCAagtctgatggggagcagctgagggaactggggttgtttgTCTGGTGGAAACTTGGAGAAGACTGAGACCTTAACACTCTCAAcagtgacctgaaaggaggttgtggtgagctGGGAGTTGGTCTTTTCTCCCAGATAATAAAGATAGGACAAGAGCTTATGGCCTAATGTTGTGTCagtggaggttcaggttggatgttaggaaaaaattattctcagaaagagtggggagcaggctgcccaggtagGTGATGTAGTtgctgtctctggaggtgttcaagaaatgtatgGATGTGGTACTGAAGTACATGGACtattagtgggcatggtggggatgggatgatggttggactaggtgatcttagtggtcttttcagccttaatgattctatgaggtgGCAGGGTTGAGAGCATTTTCCCATCTTCCTCGTGGAAATTCTGTATGTAGAAGTAATTTTGATCTTCATTCTTGTGTCCTTCTCTGATGGAGCTGGAATGTTAATTTCTCTTGTAACATTGCCTTCAATTTCAAGCTTTCACATTAGTGCATAGGTTCTTGTCTGTTCACTACTGTTGGATAGTTTTGGCACTCCATGGTAAGTATAACTGTTCCCAGTCTTTTGAGCTACTAGTCAGTGTCGCCCATGGTCTCTCTGAACTACATAGGGGTATGCTGGACACTTCTGGCAGGCCTGAGGCTGTGCCTCTTCTGTTAGAGATCTAGAGAATTTGCCTCTGAAATTGGAGATACCATGAAATCAGATCTCTGGAGAGAGGAATAACAAAGCCACAGTGTCTTTCTGTAAACATCCTGGAAGACTGGAAAATACCTTACTAAATATTTCTACCTCTAGAATATCTCTTATTCAAAAAGAATCCATCACGAAATTGGAAGAGAAGCACAATGTAGTGACaatggttttaaaatggaaatgactTTTCATTGCCTGCTCTGTCCTGGCACTTAACTGTTGTCAGACTCTTTTAATCCATGTAGAAGATTctcttcaaaagcaaaagaaaacattcctgAGTTTTCTTTGGGTTACAGCCTATCGGTAGCATGTTCTTAGCTGTTGGAATTTAGCAAGTGAGAATGAATCCTGCAGATGAGTTCTACAGTGTTGCTTTTTGGGGTAGGGCACTTACTATCCTAATCTTTGCTGGCTGCAAGCAgatttaaattactgttttaatCTACAGCATAAAATACATTGTGGCTTTTGAGATGTAAGAACACTGTTATGTTACCCGGAAACATAATTGAAAGGAATTAGAACTGTAACTTACAATGTACAAATGCAGTTACACTTTAGAATTCTCTAGAGACGTTTTGAAATTTGCTGTtatctctttctgttttccttcaccttttttgtttcttgccCTTTTTGGGGGAATGAAGGAGGGGATTTATTGCCGAGgctattctttttattcttagcAAACTTTTATGCTTTATTGCACAGTTCTTTGAAATCCACTGTATTTAATACAGATTTGTAACACTTTTTGCTCTTCTTGCTATGCCTTGTAGGCAGAGATATCATTGGACTGGCAGAAACCGGCTCTGGGAAAACAGGAGCGTTTGCTTTACCAATTCTTCAAGCACTGCTGGATGCACCTCAGCGTTTATTTGCTCTTGTCCTTACACCAACAAGAGAGCTGGCCTTCCAAATCTCAGAGCAGTTCGAAGCTCTTGGGTCCTCAATTGGTGTCCACAGTGGTAAGTAGCCTTGTGATACTggaatgcttttgttttagagGCTTGAAGATCAGCTCCCGGAGTGCGAAGGAAAAGTAGACAGTGTTTATATGGAGGGTTGAATACAAGGTGTAAGAGTTTTGTGATGCTGATATCAGTTACAGGAGAGAAACTACTGTTGACTTTATGGTCTTCCCTTATGGAAAACTCTGCAGCTCTTAGCATTTAACATCCAAACTGCTAAAGATGGAATAGCGGAGAATGTCCCCAGCAGTAAGTTTGTATTGGTGTTACATTGCGTAGAGCTCTGCTATATATGATGTAGTTTAATCTTCCCCACAAACAgtctggtttttttgttgtttttttttttaatatttgctgcTGATATAGAGGCTTTTGGGATATTTTAAGAATTCTCAGATTCTGAGGTTGAGTTAGGCTGCAGAGTAGACTCTGCCTCTAGCTCTTCAACTGTGACAAAATAAGTGAGGCTGTTAGGTACTTCAGT is a genomic window of Meleagris gallopavo isolate NT-WF06-2002-E0010 breed Aviagen turkey brand Nicholas breeding stock chromosome 1, Turkey_5.1, whole genome shotgun sequence containing:
- the APOLD1 gene encoding apolipoprotein L domain-containing protein 1 — encoded protein: MERNGAARPQTPDPTHHFHRALLDQRRRLRGQIAHLHKAARKINKLRKRSLIANISGSSLTAVGAVTAIVGLSLSPATLGASLLASAVGLGLATAGGAVSITSDLSAVLCNSREVKKVQEIAMTCRKQMREILGCLEFLRRVQGPGDPKLLQSEKRASISLYNSICFMVFCGSHSFLVPEYTKEVTKVSQTMLKAKIQKLAANLEICTRAMDEVCELLESRTELSPRMRKLSLGARTTTETPRPSS